The Desulfovibrio sp. JC022 genome window below encodes:
- a CDS encoding tail fiber protein: MKKILFPLIFILLFCSAAFAGDATSYTLTDVTPQKISGVPVGTVVPWPAGSVPDGWLECNGQSTSGHSELAAIVGSRVPDLRGEFIRGWDHGRGVDGGRSLLNVQSDQLQAHNHIQGLPETNVRNPSRHTRYGYTSGPMHGGVGDDESRVSNRWFFTSTTGGSETRPRNVAMMYIIKAE, translated from the coding sequence ATGAAAAAGATACTCTTTCCCCTCATATTTATACTGCTGTTCTGCTCCGCAGCCTTTGCCGGAGACGCCACCAGCTACACCCTGACCGACGTCACACCGCAAAAAATCAGCGGCGTTCCAGTGGGAACCGTTGTTCCATGGCCTGCCGGGTCAGTCCCCGACGGCTGGCTTGAATGTAACGGCCAGTCCACCAGCGGCCATTCAGAACTGGCCGCAATTGTCGGCAGCAGGGTTCCCGATCTGCGCGGTGAATTCATTCGCGGCTGGGATCATGGCCGAGGCGTTGATGGCGGTAGAAGTCTGCTGAATGTGCAGTCTGACCAGTTGCAAGCGCACAATCATATTCAAGGGCTGCCTGAAACAAACGTGCGTAATCCCAGCAGACATACCCGCTACGGTTACACCAGCGGTCCCATGCACGGCGGGGTTGGCGACGATGAAAGCCGCGTCAGTAATCGCTGGTTCTTCACCTCCACAACCGGCGGTTCCGAGACTCGCCCGCGCAACGTGGCGATGATGTACATCATCAAGGCTGAATAG
- a CDS encoding TrbI/VirB10 family protein, whose protein sequence is MSDSPNSLVRPKVKVARLDKRIMYVIAVVALLLVVILVYAVQNSNKKDPIQDSSSSAPITEADTREPLQDPEQTSGLSMPPQTEKHEGEKAKPLSKSLVTVVRPEEPTELEKQRMKEQIELRAFRIENMKAALNSPLRAAAAIPEKKQSRTQIISTPSIEDIRSRHPLGISESPVIPGSKDDQQAKEDFLHSRAGKDGSWQLPYERVPGKPFELKTGAVINGIMISGINSDLPGQILGQVSRNIYDTATGQHLLIPQGSRMIGVYDSRVAVGQSRVLVAWNRIIFPDGSSITLGIMPGTDVGGYAGYSGDVDNHYLRIFGSSAIMSMVSGGAAYAMDKFNKGSSANSNPSLQDELGSALSSQLGQSTLSLLQNNMSIKPAISTAPGKRFNMVVTKDIVFARPYTPYRS, encoded by the coding sequence ATGTCAGATTCCCCCAACAGCCTCGTCCGCCCCAAGGTCAAAGTTGCCAGACTGGATAAACGCATCATGTATGTCATCGCCGTTGTAGCTCTGCTGCTGGTCGTTATTCTGGTTTATGCCGTCCAGAACTCCAATAAAAAAGACCCCATACAGGACTCTAGTTCCTCGGCACCGATAACCGAAGCAGATACAAGAGAGCCGCTTCAAGACCCGGAACAGACTTCCGGGCTTTCCATGCCTCCGCAAACCGAGAAGCATGAAGGGGAAAAGGCAAAACCCTTGAGCAAATCACTAGTGACCGTAGTGCGTCCAGAAGAACCTACTGAGCTTGAAAAGCAGCGCATGAAAGAACAAATCGAGCTGCGAGCCTTCCGTATTGAGAACATGAAGGCCGCACTTAATTCTCCGCTCCGGGCTGCGGCTGCTATTCCTGAAAAGAAGCAAAGCCGGACACAGATCATCAGCACTCCGAGCATTGAGGACATCCGTTCCCGGCATCCGCTGGGCATAAGTGAATCGCCTGTAATACCCGGCTCAAAAGATGATCAACAGGCAAAGGAAGATTTCCTTCATTCCCGTGCTGGCAAGGACGGATCTTGGCAGCTTCCTTATGAGCGTGTCCCCGGCAAACCTTTTGAGCTGAAAACCGGGGCGGTCATCAACGGGATAATGATCAGCGGTATTAATTCCGATCTGCCCGGCCAGATTCTTGGACAGGTCAGCCGGAATATCTATGACACAGCCACGGGCCAGCATCTGCTGATCCCGCAAGGCTCACGCATGATCGGGGTTTATGATTCACGGGTGGCCGTAGGGCAATCCCGTGTTCTGGTCGCGTGGAACAGAATCATCTTTCCTGACGGATCTTCCATTACTCTTGGCATCATGCCCGGCACCGATGTGGGCGGTTATGCTGGCTATTCCGGGGATGTGGATAACCATTATCTGCGCATTTTCGGTTCATCCGCCATCATGAGCATGGTCAGCGGCGGCGCGGCTTACGCCATGGACAAATTCAACAAAGGTTCGTCCGCAAACAGCAATCCAAGTCTTCAGGATGAGTTGGGTTCGGCTCTTTCCAGCCAGCTCGGACAGTCCACCCTCTCATTGCTGCAAAACAACATGAGCATCAAACCGGCCATCAGCACCGCGCCGGGTAAGCGTTTCAACATGGTGGTCACCAAGGACATTGTTTTTGCCCGCCCATACACCCCGTATCGGAGCTGA
- a CDS encoding type IV secretory system conjugative DNA transfer family protein: MGRNVYGLGNKAASKSWIYHLAIMFVIALVAMGYATQQIAELFNYHKDLGLSVYRNFYWPWMFFSWLPLLPSGQYLDKIISDAQLVFAIPLMLQISFLLLSAQKPKGVKDIHGTAHWADKKEIKQAGLLGGSGVYVGGWLDKKVLRYLRHSGPEHIMAFAPTRSGKGVGLVLPTLLSWEGSSIVLDIKGENWALTSGWRKQQGHKVMKFDPTEATGNAARYNPLSEIRIDGPHAIPDAQNIASMIVDPDGKGLKDYWNKAAFSFLGGTILHCLILYRIREDRHATLNDLSLMLADEERDISALFEEMLTDKHDEYLRELFGDAMDESSIIAIKKFISAAAREMLNKAEAELSGVVSTAVANMALYRDPVVSRATSGCDFRITDLMNTKEPVSLYLIIRPSDIDRLRPLVRLILNIVLRRLTENMEFENGQAKAGYRHRLLLMLDEFTSLGKMEIFERALAFMAGYGIKAYIIVQDLAQLQSAYGKEESIMSNCHLRIAYAPNKIETAQVLSKMTGEATVVQKKTSISGTRSGHMNKANVSISEAKRTLLTPDECMRLPGAEKDGSGKITKAGDMLIFPAGFAPIYGMQILFFLDPEFLKRSRIPAPEKSDLIHISMSEAPVKTEPTAEELSEQMDELIDDNNLYEENEQP, encoded by the coding sequence ATGGGCAGGAACGTTTATGGCCTTGGCAATAAGGCTGCCTCCAAAAGTTGGATTTATCATCTCGCAATCATGTTTGTAATTGCGCTGGTCGCCATGGGCTACGCCACGCAGCAGATTGCAGAGCTGTTCAACTATCATAAGGATCTTGGGCTGTCTGTTTACAGGAACTTCTACTGGCCGTGGATGTTCTTTAGCTGGCTTCCGCTGCTGCCGTCCGGCCAATATCTGGATAAAATCATTTCCGATGCCCAGCTCGTCTTTGCCATTCCTTTGATGCTTCAGATCAGCTTTCTGCTGCTCTCTGCCCAAAAGCCCAAGGGGGTGAAGGACATCCACGGCACTGCTCACTGGGCCGATAAAAAGGAAATCAAACAGGCCGGACTGCTCGGCGGTTCCGGCGTCTATGTAGGCGGCTGGCTGGACAAGAAAGTCCTGCGCTACCTGCGCCACAGCGGCCCCGAACACATCATGGCCTTTGCCCCGACCCGTTCCGGTAAAGGCGTTGGTCTGGTACTGCCGACCCTTCTTTCATGGGAAGGCAGTTCCATTGTGCTGGACATCAAGGGTGAGAACTGGGCTTTGACCTCCGGCTGGCGCAAGCAGCAGGGCCACAAGGTCATGAAGTTTGACCCCACGGAAGCCACGGGCAACGCGGCCCGCTACAATCCTCTTTCCGAAATCAGGATCGACGGGCCGCACGCCATTCCCGATGCCCAGAACATTGCCAGCATGATCGTTGACCCGGACGGCAAGGGCCTCAAGGATTACTGGAACAAAGCCGCATTTTCGTTCCTCGGCGGAACCATCCTGCATTGCCTGATTCTGTACCGAATCAGGGAAGATCGGCACGCCACACTCAACGACCTTTCACTCATGCTTGCTGATGAGGAACGGGATATTTCGGCCTTGTTTGAGGAGATGCTCACCGACAAGCATGATGAATATCTGCGCGAACTCTTCGGCGATGCAATGGACGAAAGTTCCATCATTGCTATCAAAAAATTCATCTCCGCCGCTGCCCGTGAAATGCTCAACAAAGCCGAGGCCGAGCTTTCCGGCGTTGTCTCCACTGCCGTTGCCAACATGGCCCTTTATCGTGACCCGGTGGTCAGCCGGGCCACTTCCGGCTGTGATTTCCGCATCACAGATCTGATGAATACTAAGGAGCCGGTTTCACTTTATCTGATCATCCGGCCCTCGGATATTGACCGTTTGCGCCCGTTGGTGCGTCTGATCCTGAATATAGTTCTGCGCCGCCTGACCGAAAATATGGAATTTGAAAACGGACAGGCCAAGGCCGGTTACCGCCACCGTCTGCTGCTCATGCTCGACGAGTTCACTTCACTGGGCAAGATGGAAATCTTTGAACGCGCTCTGGCTTTTATGGCCGGGTACGGCATCAAGGCCTACATCATCGTGCAGGACCTGGCTCAGCTCCAATCCGCTTACGGCAAGGAAGAGTCGATCATGAGCAACTGCCATCTGCGCATTGCCTACGCGCCCAACAAGATTGAAACCGCGCAGGTCCTTTCCAAAATGACCGGCGAGGCAACCGTCGTCCAGAAAAAGACCTCCATCTCCGGCACACGCTCCGGGCATATGAACAAGGCCAACGTCAGTATTTCCGAGGCTAAACGCACCCTGCTCACCCCTGACGAATGCATGCGCCTTCCCGGCGCGGAAAAGGACGGCAGCGGCAAAATTACCAAGGCCGGGGACATGCTCATATTCCCCGCCGGTTTCGCGCCCATCTACGGGATGCAGATTCTGTTTTTCCTCGATCCTGAGTTCCTTAAACGGTCGAGGATTCCGGCCCCTGAAAAATCCGATCTTATCCATATTTCCATGTCTGAAGCCCCGGTAAAAACGGAGCCTACCGCTGAAGAATTAAGTGAACAGATGGATGAGCTGATTGATGACAACAATCTTTATGAAGAGAACGAACAACCCTGA